One stretch of Lycium ferocissimum isolate CSIRO_LF1 unplaced genomic scaffold, AGI_CSIRO_Lferr_CH_V1 ctg12338, whole genome shotgun sequence DNA includes these proteins:
- the LOC132041928 gene encoding polygalacturonase-like, which yields MANPVMSLILLFLSIVSIFLSSVSRADNVIFNVVQMGAKPNGKTDSTMSFLNAWKAACGSTKPATIIVPLGRYLVKQAHFRGECNNKAITFRIDGTLLAPSNYNVIGNAGNYWLLFEGVDGVSIRGGNLDGRGAALWACKASSNNCPSGATNLAFVNSNNVAITGLTSLNSQMFHIVINGCNKVKVQAVKVLASGNSPNTDGIHVQLSSEVSILKTKIHTGDDCISIGPGTTNLWIQEIACGPGHGISIGSLGKDFKEAGVQNVTVKSVIFKNTQNGVRIKSWGRPSTGFVKNIIFQHTTMINVQNPIVIDQNYCPDNINCPGQVSGVKISDVTYGDIHGSSATEVAVKFDCSKGNPCKGIKLENVHLIYKNQLPAQASCDNVALTTSGLVQPDNCL from the exons atggCTAACCCCGTAATGTCTTTAATTCTTTTATTCCTTTCCATTGTTTCTATTTTCTTAAGTTCTGTATCCAGGGCTGACAATGTGATATTCAATGTTGTACAAATGGGGGCAAAGCCAAATGGCAAGACTGATTCAACAATGTCTTTCTTAAATGCTTGGAAAGCAGCTTGTGGCTCTACAAAACCAGCCACTATTATTGTACCACTAGGAAGGTATTTGGTTAAACAAGCACATTTTAGAGGGGAATGCAACAACAAAGCCATAACGTTTAGAATTGATGGCACCCTATTGGCTCCTTCAAATTATAATGTTATTGGAAATGCTGGAAATTATTGGCTTCTTTTTGAAGGTGTTGATGGAGTTTCAATTCGTGGTGGCAATCTTGATGGTCGTGGGGCTGCTTTGTGGGCTTGCAAAGCGTCAAGCAACAACTGCCCAAGTGGTGCCACT AATCTGGCGTTTGTCAACTCAAACAATGTAGCAATAACTGGGCTAACTTCATTGAATAGTCAAATGTTTCATATTGTCATCAATGGTTGCAACAAAGTGAAGGTGCAGGCTGTTAAAGTATTGGCATCTGGAAACAGTCCAAATACCGATGGCATTCATGTTCAGTTATCATCTGAGGTCTCCATATTGAAAACTAAAATCCATACAGGAGATGATTGTATCTCAATTGGTCCTGGCACCACAAATTTGTGGATCCAAGAAATTGCTTGTGGCCCTGGCCATGGAATTAG CATTGGAAGTTTAGGAAAGGATTTTAAAGAAGCTGGTGTGCAAAATGTGACAGTTAAATCAGTTATATTCAAGAACACACAAAATGGCGTGAGGATTAAATCATGGGGCAGACCTAGTACTGGCTTTGTCAAGAATATCATTTTCCAGCACACTACCATGATTAACGTTCAAAATCCAATCGTTATCGATCAAAATTACTGCCCTGATAATATAAATTGTCCTGGCCAG GTTTCTGGTGTGAAAATAAGTGATGTTACGTACGGAGATATCCATGGAAGCTCAGCAACAGAAGTTGCAGTGAAATTTGATTGTAGTAAGGGAAATCCATGCAAAGGAATAAAATTGGAAAATGTACATTTGATTTATAAGAATCAATTACCAGCTCAAGCATCATGTGATAATGTTGCACTAACAACTTCTGGATTAGTTCAACCTGACAATTGTTTGTAA